The following proteins are encoded in a genomic region of Phycisphaera sp.:
- a CDS encoding AAA family ATPase — MRVRSVDIRRSPGISEGFKVHEFSDGLTIIEGRNESGKSTLAGAIRALVWPQRSATLRARGEFYADASRFNAFVDQHGGGWEGDAPAVPDPSAGRGMIVGIGDLWHEDEHDQAVRNAMTRELQGGYDLAALHGTAQASSPTKPAREAREAERQLNNARNAARALMAKEATLPDLRAQADRGRAHAARRSQIKAAIERLDLLERLAAQRHELEPMPEGAQRVTGNEEQRLRAMRAAIDEAQAAITQEHNAAREARGSLDRLGLPEHGVPLGDQQVLTDLASELAAVERQLSEATRRASQAQAEADATTTPARVLNSDELTNLETALDAAHQAREQRARDKAAAEQWVPPAVGRQPAVLPVAILVTALLAGTAAAIASAWISVGFSVVVLVLSVLLLLRKPESLADPLAELRERAERSEASYQACVQAVREIAGNDDTLTSTLAIATAADRASRHDKLLTDLHGARAGVEALGAERDAVLRRAAASLSQYTEEPCTSADDLTRQLADLKQRAQEHARLAQDATQADQRATQNEQRRDRARRDYQTELETLSLTEDRLPELSEWLRYREPAQRLASQVRENEALLKGLDESLATTRDLRGLDRPALETKLNACDTAEAHADKLRQDIGGIESEIRNAKAGADVSQALAGLERAAQAVADARDHECAKAARRLILDHAMASMERNDMPALVRHADELLIRFTSNAYGLRIGDRSEPVVYDLRAGSTKNYDQLSTGTRAQALLAMRLASALEAERRAGSTPLPLVLDEPLATTDDQRFEAVARAMFELAVEGRQLIYLTCEPAHAHRLERLAAEHGISSARKSLDAIRGREATERNPARAMIEPKPVPTPQTVSREGYLEWRGVVPLNPWASTDAIDLYHVLPEHLDTLHDLKLRGITTVGQLLDLARRQGEKSQFPEFVLAAQVTTRLIEAWRQGRARPVETADLVESNAVSDTYLDRVVELNSSLGGSARALMDAIESGGVKGFRANKSEQLRDWLGARGLLPVVPPEPRAEVLRRALGDLIMGISNQNHSFLLTTSNRLLDLLDSPNPHPNEAPADLQA, encoded by the coding sequence ATGCGCGTGCGCTCCGTCGACATCCGCCGCAGCCCGGGCATCTCGGAGGGGTTCAAGGTCCACGAGTTCAGCGATGGCCTGACCATCATCGAGGGCCGCAACGAGTCGGGCAAGAGCACGCTGGCGGGCGCGATCCGCGCGTTGGTCTGGCCGCAGCGCAGCGCAACACTGCGCGCTCGGGGCGAGTTTTACGCCGACGCGAGTCGGTTCAACGCCTTCGTCGACCAGCACGGTGGCGGATGGGAAGGCGACGCGCCCGCGGTGCCCGATCCAAGCGCCGGCCGCGGCATGATCGTGGGCATTGGCGACCTCTGGCACGAGGACGAGCACGACCAGGCCGTCCGCAACGCGATGACGCGGGAGCTCCAGGGCGGCTACGACCTGGCGGCGCTGCACGGCACCGCCCAGGCCAGCTCGCCCACCAAGCCCGCCCGCGAGGCGCGTGAGGCCGAGCGACAACTGAACAACGCCCGCAACGCCGCCCGCGCGCTCATGGCCAAGGAAGCGACGCTCCCGGACCTGCGCGCCCAGGCCGATCGCGGCCGAGCCCATGCCGCCCGGCGATCACAGATCAAGGCCGCCATCGAACGCCTCGACCTGCTCGAACGGCTCGCCGCGCAACGCCACGAGCTGGAACCCATGCCCGAGGGCGCCCAGCGTGTCACCGGCAACGAGGAACAACGCCTGCGAGCGATGCGCGCGGCGATCGATGAGGCTCAGGCCGCGATCACCCAAGAGCACAACGCCGCCCGGGAAGCACGCGGATCACTCGATCGGCTTGGCCTGCCCGAGCACGGCGTCCCGCTCGGCGACCAGCAGGTGCTGACCGATCTGGCCAGCGAACTGGCCGCGGTCGAGCGGCAGCTCAGCGAGGCCACGCGCCGCGCTTCGCAAGCCCAAGCCGAAGCCGACGCGACCACGACACCGGCCCGCGTGCTCAACTCCGATGAACTCACCAATCTCGAAACAGCGCTCGACGCGGCCCACCAGGCCCGCGAGCAACGCGCCCGCGACAAGGCCGCCGCGGAACAATGGGTGCCGCCGGCGGTAGGGCGTCAGCCCGCGGTGCTGCCGGTTGCGATTCTCGTGACCGCCCTGCTCGCCGGCACCGCCGCGGCCATTGCGAGCGCGTGGATCTCGGTGGGTTTCTCGGTTGTCGTACTCGTGCTTTCCGTCCTCCTGCTCCTACGCAAGCCCGAGAGCCTGGCCGACCCGCTCGCCGAACTCCGAGAACGTGCCGAACGCAGCGAAGCGAGCTACCAGGCGTGCGTGCAGGCCGTCCGCGAGATCGCCGGCAACGACGACACGCTGACCTCCACGCTCGCGATCGCCACCGCTGCCGACCGGGCATCGAGGCACGACAAGCTGCTGACCGACCTGCACGGCGCACGTGCGGGCGTCGAGGCGCTCGGTGCCGAACGCGACGCTGTCTTACGCCGCGCCGCGGCCTCGCTCTCGCAATACACCGAGGAGCCCTGCACGTCAGCCGACGACCTCACGCGCCAGCTCGCCGATCTCAAGCAACGCGCCCAAGAGCACGCCAGGCTGGCACAGGACGCGACCCAGGCCGATCAGCGTGCAACCCAGAACGAGCAGAGGCGTGACAGGGCCCGCCGCGACTACCAGACCGAACTGGAGACACTCAGCCTCACCGAAGACCGCCTGCCCGAACTGAGCGAGTGGCTGCGCTACCGCGAGCCCGCGCAGCGGCTGGCTTCGCAGGTGCGAGAGAACGAGGCCCTCCTGAAGGGCCTGGACGAGTCGCTGGCTACCACTCGCGACCTGCGCGGGCTCGATCGTCCGGCACTCGAGACCAAGCTCAACGCCTGCGACACCGCCGAAGCCCACGCGGACAAGCTGCGACAGGACATCGGCGGCATCGAGAGCGAGATCCGAAACGCCAAGGCCGGTGCCGATGTTAGCCAGGCCCTGGCCGGCCTCGAACGTGCCGCCCAGGCCGTCGCCGATGCTCGCGACCACGAGTGCGCCAAGGCCGCCCGCCGCCTCATCCTCGACCATGCCATGGCGAGCATGGAACGCAACGACATGCCAGCCCTCGTACGCCATGCCGATGAGTTGCTCATCCGATTCACCTCGAACGCCTACGGCCTGCGCATCGGCGATCGTAGCGAGCCGGTGGTCTACGACCTTCGCGCCGGGAGCACCAAGAACTACGACCAGCTCTCCACCGGCACGCGAGCGCAGGCGTTGCTCGCGATGCGGCTGGCGAGCGCGCTCGAGGCCGAGCGACGGGCCGGCTCGACCCCGCTCCCCCTCGTCCTCGACGAGCCCCTGGCCACCACCGACGATCAACGCTTCGAGGCCGTCGCGCGAGCCATGTTCGAGTTGGCCGTTGAGGGCCGCCAGCTCATCTATCTCACCTGCGAGCCCGCGCACGCGCACCGCCTCGAACGCCTAGCCGCCGAGCATGGCATCTCGAGCGCTCGCAAGAGCCTCGATGCGATACGTGGCCGCGAGGCGACCGAGCGCAATCCAGCGCGAGCGATGATCGAGCCCAAGCCCGTACCCACGCCCCAGACAGTTTCTCGCGAGGGGTATCTGGAGTGGCGCGGCGTCGTGCCCCTCAACCCCTGGGCCAGCACCGATGCCATCGACCTCTACCACGTGCTCCCCGAACACCTCGACACGCTCCATGACCTGAAGCTGCGCGGCATCACCACCGTGGGACAGCTCCTTGATCTTGCCCGCCGGCAGGGCGAGAAATCCCAATTCCCAGAATTCGTTCTCGCGGCCCAGGTCACCACCCGGCTCATCGAGGCCTGGCGTCAGGGCCGCGCCAGGCCCGTCGAAACCGCGGACCTCGTCGAGTCCAACGCCGTCAGCGACACCTACCTCGATCGGGTCGTCGAGTTGAATTCCAGCCTCGGCGGCTCGGCCAGGGCGCTGATGGACGCCATCGAATCGGGCGGGGTGAAGGGCTTCCGCGCGAATAAATCAGAGCAACTCCGCGATTGGCTCGGCGCCCGGGGCCTGCTCCCCGTCGTGCCTCCCGAACCCAGGGCGGAGGTACTCAGGCGGGCCCTGGGCGACCTGATCATGGGTATTTCGAACCAGAATCACAGCTTCTTGCTCACGACCTCCAACCGGTTGCTCGACCTATTGGATTCCCCAAACCCACACCCGAATGAAGCGCCCGCCGATTTACAGGCGTAA
- a CDS encoding DNA repair exonuclease, with product MAEATFLAAADIHLGRPIASLPDSLRDDAHTLGPFGAFDRMIDLAVKERVDAVLLAGDVVDDDGAYFEVFAALQDAARKLDGIPMLAIAGNHDANVLPRLADAIDGLTLLGKGGTWQSHTVHAGTGGVEILGWSFPDTHCRTSPFETPPPKSTGRRIAMLHGDVDTPGSVYAPFTAANLREYAADAWLLGHVHNPSHQRLGAPTPAGYLGSACGLDPSEAGPRGAWLVRCDPQGVRLEHREIAPIAWASVTLDATGLDPDSLDAALRQSAEEASAAFQHARTVGTRIALVGEHDAWQSFNDRARKIEPGQPWQHHDARVFIDKIDARLTPRLPLAALSKERTAAGRIASLILELQSDGAGELVAEAATRFSNLSNDRNLRVPDIGEHTLPAPDPRTTLAREARAMLGELLAQRPAEAN from the coding sequence ATGGCTGAAGCAACCTTCCTAGCTGCGGCTGATATCCACCTGGGCCGGCCCATCGCCAGTCTGCCGGATTCGTTGCGCGATGACGCGCACACGCTCGGCCCCTTCGGCGCGTTCGATCGCATGATCGATCTCGCGGTCAAGGAACGCGTCGACGCCGTGCTGCTGGCCGGCGATGTGGTCGACGACGACGGCGCGTACTTCGAGGTCTTTGCCGCCCTGCAAGACGCGGCCCGGAAGCTCGACGGCATCCCGATGCTCGCCATCGCTGGCAACCACGATGCCAATGTACTACCACGGCTGGCCGACGCCATCGACGGGCTCACGCTCCTGGGCAAGGGCGGCACTTGGCAGAGCCACACCGTCCACGCTGGCACTGGGGGCGTCGAGATCCTGGGCTGGAGCTTTCCCGACACCCACTGCCGAACGTCGCCGTTCGAGACCCCGCCACCAAAGAGTACCGGCCGGCGCATCGCGATGCTGCACGGCGATGTCGACACGCCCGGCAGCGTGTACGCCCCGTTCACCGCCGCCAATCTGCGCGAGTACGCGGCCGACGCGTGGTTGCTGGGACACGTCCACAACCCGTCGCACCAACGGCTCGGGGCACCCACCCCCGCCGGTTACCTCGGCAGCGCCTGCGGGCTCGACCCGAGCGAGGCCGGCCCGCGCGGCGCGTGGCTCGTGCGGTGCGATCCGCAAGGCGTACGGCTCGAACATCGCGAGATCGCCCCGATCGCCTGGGCGAGCGTCACGCTCGACGCCACCGGGCTCGATCCCGATTCCCTCGACGCGGCGCTGCGCCAGAGTGCCGAAGAAGCCTCGGCCGCGTTCCAGCATGCCAGGACCGTTGGCACGCGGATCGCGCTCGTTGGCGAGCACGACGCCTGGCAGTCTTTCAACGACCGCGCCCGCAAGATCGAGCCCGGCCAGCCCTGGCAGCACCACGACGCCCGCGTGTTCATCGACAAGATCGATGCCCGCCTCACGCCGCGGTTGCCGCTCGCCGCGCTCTCGAAAGAACGCACCGCCGCCGGCCGCATCGCAAGCCTGATCCTCGAGTTGCAATCGGATGGAGCCGGCGAACTCGTTGCCGAAGCCGCGACCCGGTTCTCCAACCTCTCGAACGATCGCAACCTCCGCGTGCCCGACATCGGCGAGCACACGCTGCCCGCGCCCGACCCGCGTACCACGCTCGCACGCGAGGCCCGCGCCATGCTCGGCGAGCTGCTCGCCCAACGCCCGGCGGAGGCGAACTGA
- a CDS encoding MBL fold metallo-hydrolase produces MPTAKNNAQPMTYRCTLLRAGRLLLDAGGMFGLIPRVVWETMVDPDDKHRVELHHNCLWLVGTQDDPELGRPRQVIIEAGTGDKLDPKMAGIFGLDGRTVETALTEAGGDPTKIDDVVISHLHFDHAGGLTRRLRPGESPDWTAGPKQASGDASQVKLTFPNATIHVQEKEWHTALAGDSVMTRTYYADHLAPIEGKLKLHDSPRPFEPGRVPHKNEHPALPWERRTTTILPGIKVFLTPGHTWGQQAMWFTDDSNRQVVFTPDVMPTAWHSGKAYSLAYDVEPYTSMVSKTWLLREAAERGWTLVLDHEPGDPWRRVKPNNRGWYALEPAGTA; encoded by the coding sequence ATGCCGACTGCCAAGAACAACGCCCAACCCATGACCTACCGCTGCACCCTCCTGCGCGCCGGCCGGCTATTGCTCGACGCCGGCGGCATGTTCGGGCTCATCCCCCGCGTGGTGTGGGAGACCATGGTCGACCCCGATGACAAGCACCGCGTCGAATTGCATCACAACTGCCTCTGGCTCGTCGGCACGCAGGACGACCCGGAGTTGGGTAGGCCCCGCCAGGTCATCATCGAGGCGGGTACGGGCGACAAGCTCGACCCCAAGATGGCGGGCATCTTCGGCCTCGACGGCCGCACCGTCGAGACCGCGCTCACCGAGGCCGGCGGCGATCCGACGAAGATCGACGACGTGGTCATCAGCCACCTGCACTTCGACCACGCCGGCGGGCTGACCCGGCGCCTCCGGCCGGGCGAGAGCCCCGACTGGACGGCCGGCCCAAAGCAGGCCAGTGGCGATGCGAGCCAGGTGAAGCTGACGTTCCCCAACGCGACCATCCACGTCCAAGAGAAGGAGTGGCACACCGCGCTCGCGGGCGATTCGGTGATGACCCGCACGTATTACGCCGACCACCTCGCGCCAATCGAGGGCAAGCTCAAGCTCCACGACTCGCCCCGCCCCTTCGAGCCCGGCCGGGTGCCCCACAAGAACGAGCACCCCGCCCTGCCGTGGGAGCGGCGGACCACGACCATCCTGCCGGGCATCAAGGTCTTCCTGACCCCGGGCCACACGTGGGGCCAGCAGGCGATGTGGTTCACAGACGACAGCAATCGACAGGTGGTCTTCACGCCCGACGTCATGCCTACCGCCTGGCACAGCGGCAAGGCGTACAGCCTGGCCTACGACGTGGAGCCCTACACCAGCATGGTCAGCAAGACCTGGCTGCTGAGGGAAGCGGCCGAGCGCGGGTGGACCCTGGTGCTCGACCACGAGCCGGGCGACCCCTGGCGGCGCGTCAAACCCAACAATCGGGGCTGGTACGCCCTCGAGCCCGCTGGAACCGCGTAG
- a CDS encoding GNAT family N-acetyltransferase yields MARELDSTAIMRINERRQMLVLADLADEHEPIPAEHGGGVVAYKRGVRWLCGAIGCGIDTPLTPEGARYIAEYVASRGGRPRIDLTDESGQSAYVVAADAGLVLDETERVLARSLSGPVKIPEIDGLSVEKLDPDHEAHLRAHAEHTTWGFTPEGIEPSAGELEATVRSLVHPRSRGFLASIDGELAGTCGMEVISVEPSPGQGSVRVASLWGAVVGEGFRRRGIQQALIARRLLQGQAEGCSAAVIECQPGIPTERNAVRLGFGLAYTRLAFRAPAGDSG; encoded by the coding sequence ATGGCCCGAGAACTCGATTCCACCGCCATCATGCGCATCAACGAACGCCGGCAGATGCTGGTGCTCGCGGATCTGGCCGACGAGCACGAGCCGATTCCCGCCGAGCATGGTGGCGGCGTGGTGGCATACAAGCGGGGCGTGCGTTGGCTGTGTGGGGCCATCGGCTGCGGGATCGATACACCGCTCACCCCGGAGGGTGCACGATACATCGCGGAATATGTCGCCAGCCGGGGCGGCCGGCCGCGCATCGACCTGACCGACGAGAGCGGCCAGAGCGCGTACGTTGTCGCGGCCGACGCGGGGCTCGTGCTCGATGAGACCGAGCGAGTGCTGGCCCGGAGCCTGTCGGGGCCGGTGAAGATCCCCGAAATCGACGGCCTTTCTGTTGAGAAGCTCGACCCCGACCACGAGGCCCATCTGCGGGCACACGCCGAGCACACGACGTGGGGCTTTACACCTGAGGGCATCGAGCCATCCGCGGGCGAACTCGAGGCGACCGTCAGGAGCCTGGTCCATCCGCGGTCCCGCGGCTTCCTCGCCTCCATCGATGGCGAGCTGGCCGGCACCTGCGGCATGGAAGTGATCTCGGTCGAGCCCTCACCCGGCCAAGGGTCGGTGAGGGTGGCCTCACTCTGGGGTGCCGTGGTGGGCGAGGGCTTCCGCCGCCGGGGCATCCAGCAGGCGCTCATCGCTAGGCGGCTGCTCCAGGGGCAGGCCGAGGGCTGCTCGGCGGCGGTGATCGAGTGCCAGCCCGGAATCCCGACGGAGCGAAACGCCGTGCGGCTGGGCTTCGGGCTGGCCTATACCCGGCTGGCCTTCAGGGCCCCGGCTGGGGACTCGGGCTGA
- a CDS encoding Glu/Leu/Phe/Val dehydrogenase — MAPNVLVDEAKPSASQSTKPESAKAPDVFVDEALPRLDLAAKHSRANSDTVETLRHPERFTEISIPVRKDDGSLEIFTGYRCRFNTVRGPAKGGIRYHPDVSEAEVRALAFWMTFKCATVGIPLGGGKGGVIVDPRKLSERELESLSRGYMRGMADVLGPDIDVPAPDVYTNAKIMGWMSDEFDTIKRGRYPGVITGKPVSRGGSLGRDDATARGGFVCLQEIEKKRGWDTSDITVAIQGFGNAGQHFARLANDAGYKVVAVSDSRGGIYDESGLDVPAALSAKQDTGRLPSQGKAISNEDLLELDVDVLVPAALENAITKDNAGNVSAKVLIELANGPLTKEADEIIAKTDALVVPDILANAGGVTVSYFEWCQNISGYYWKLDTVHERLGEIMSDSFNQVFDLMQSEKISMRTACYAHALNRLADAME, encoded by the coding sequence ATGGCCCCGAACGTACTCGTTGACGAAGCCAAGCCCAGTGCCAGCCAATCCACCAAGCCCGAATCGGCCAAGGCCCCGGACGTGTTTGTCGACGAGGCCCTGCCCCGGCTCGACCTGGCCGCCAAGCACAGCCGGGCCAACTCGGACACGGTCGAGACGCTGCGCCACCCCGAGCGGTTTACAGAGATCTCCATCCCCGTCCGCAAGGACGATGGATCACTCGAAATCTTCACGGGCTACCGCTGCCGTTTCAACACGGTGCGCGGGCCGGCAAAGGGCGGCATCCGCTACCACCCCGACGTGAGCGAGGCGGAGGTGCGGGCCCTGGCGTTCTGGATGACCTTCAAGTGCGCTACCGTCGGCATCCCCCTGGGTGGCGGCAAGGGCGGCGTCATCGTCGACCCACGCAAGCTCAGCGAGCGCGAGCTCGAGTCCCTCAGCCGTGGGTACATGCGCGGCATGGCCGACGTGCTGGGCCCGGACATCGACGTGCCCGCCCCCGACGTGTACACCAACGCCAAGATCATGGGCTGGATGAGCGACGAGTTCGACACCATCAAGCGCGGCCGCTACCCCGGCGTGATCACCGGCAAGCCCGTGTCCCGCGGCGGCTCGCTCGGCCGAGACGATGCCACGGCCCGCGGTGGGTTCGTGTGCCTGCAAGAGATCGAGAAGAAGCGTGGGTGGGACACCAGCGATATCACCGTGGCCATCCAGGGCTTCGGCAATGCCGGCCAGCACTTCGCGCGCCTGGCGAACGACGCGGGATACAAGGTCGTCGCCGTCAGCGACTCGCGCGGCGGCATCTACGATGAGAGTGGCCTGGACGTGCCCGCCGCGTTGTCGGCCAAGCAGGATACCGGCCGCCTGCCCAGCCAGGGCAAGGCCATCAGCAACGAGGATCTTTTGGAACTCGATGTTGATGTGCTGGTGCCCGCGGCCCTTGAGAACGCCATCACCAAGGACAACGCCGGCAACGTGTCGGCCAAGGTCCTCATCGAACTGGCCAACGGCCCCCTGACCAAGGAAGCCGACGAGATCATCGCCAAGACCGATGCCCTGGTGGTGCCCGACATCCTGGCCAACGCCGGCGGCGTGACGGTGAGCTACTTCGAGTGGTGCCAGAACATCAGCGGCTATTACTGGAAGCTCGACACCGTCCACGAGCGGCTGGGCGAGATCATGTCCGACTCGTTCAACCAGGTCTTCGACCTGATGCAGTCCGAGAAGATCTCCATGCGGACGGCCTGCTACGCCCACGCCCTGAACCGCCTCGCCGACGCGATGGAGTAA
- a CDS encoding DUF1573 domain-containing protein, producing the protein MSNERRNTILASLGLGMALAFSPATLAQGNESTGLQPATQIIQTEQEGQNGEDNAKPVFELETPIIDFGTILDTEPATGTIRFRNAGNAILNVPQPSTTCGCTAANMPKNEFEPGESCEVTVTFDPTGKAPGRHEQTVTFRTNDRSNPMAAVKVRAFVKPLVAIEPMQVNMGSVAKHTRKETLISLTGMKSDFEAYHVTLVGPGAEYFDVEILGTDALEQEGETVSRTDILVTLREDAPPGRAQAIAVIRANDERKKLINVPVAASVDGDVVINPMRMSLGTLHVGRELEEVIEVRHGRNEPFKITGVELRPLQPTGMATMPVDFSVEPIDPEAGANGKAVDAYRVKIVLPSIAQAGRIRGNFVVHTSVPLEELVMLPYVGRVVDSRAGSGE; encoded by the coding sequence ATGAGCAACGAGCGACGGAACACGATCCTGGCCAGCCTTGGGTTGGGCATGGCACTGGCCTTCTCGCCGGCGACGCTGGCCCAGGGCAACGAGTCCACGGGCCTCCAGCCGGCAACGCAGATCATTCAGACCGAGCAGGAAGGCCAGAACGGCGAGGACAACGCCAAGCCGGTGTTCGAGCTCGAGACGCCGATCATCGACTTCGGCACCATCCTCGACACCGAACCGGCGACCGGCACGATCCGCTTCCGCAACGCGGGCAACGCCATCCTCAACGTGCCCCAGCCCAGCACGACCTGCGGCTGCACGGCCGCCAACATGCCCAAGAACGAGTTCGAACCGGGCGAGTCGTGCGAGGTGACGGTGACGTTCGACCCCACGGGCAAGGCCCCGGGGCGCCACGAGCAAACGGTGACGTTCCGCACCAACGACCGATCCAACCCGATGGCTGCCGTCAAGGTTCGGGCGTTCGTGAAGCCGCTGGTTGCCATCGAGCCCATGCAGGTCAACATGGGCAGCGTCGCCAAGCACACCCGCAAGGAGACGCTCATCAGCCTGACCGGCATGAAGAGCGATTTCGAGGCCTACCACGTCACGCTGGTCGGGCCGGGTGCCGAATACTTCGACGTCGAGATCCTGGGCACCGACGCCCTGGAACAAGAGGGCGAGACGGTGTCGCGCACCGACATCCTCGTCACGCTCCGCGAAGACGCGCCTCCCGGTCGTGCGCAAGCCATCGCCGTCATCCGCGCCAACGACGAGCGCAAGAAGCTCATCAACGTGCCTGTGGCGGCCAGCGTCGACGGTGATGTGGTGATCAACCCCATGCGTATGTCGCTCGGCACGCTCCACGTGGGCCGCGAGCTCGAAGAGGTCATCGAGGTCCGCCACGGCCGCAACGAGCCGTTCAAGATTACCGGCGTCGAACTGCGCCCGCTGCAGCCCACCGGGATGGCGACGATGCCCGTTGACTTCTCGGTCGAGCCCATCGACCCCGAGGCCGGTGCCAACGGCAAGGCCGTGGACGCCTACCGCGTGAAGATCGTGCTGCCGAGCATCGCCCAGGCCGGCCGAATTCGCGGCAACTTCGTCGTCCACACCAGCGTGCCGCTCGAAGAGCTGGTAATGCTGCCCTACGTCGGTCGCGTCGTCGATAGCCGGGCCGGCTCGGGCGAGTGA
- a CDS encoding rhodanese-like domain-containing protein, with translation MRFVGRVTIILIVAFGAAVAHSMVWPITRDIEDARARAQARGIIEPGLPEQGSDAASDPERSESNGGDELPGGEPGTPDPVPVPVEPPDTAGDLPDYYISVARAYELWEEGMPFVDARTDAEREVGTIEGAFHLETRHFISGMSAQVLNQLEPAFPVIVFCGGGECDASENVAQRLIGRGYAEVYIMHDGFGAWEAAGHPTEPVGGG, from the coding sequence ATGCGTTTCGTTGGCAGAGTCACGATCATCCTGATTGTGGCCTTCGGGGCCGCCGTGGCGCACTCGATGGTGTGGCCGATCACCCGCGACATCGAAGATGCCCGGGCTCGTGCTCAGGCGCGGGGCATCATCGAACCCGGACTTCCCGAGCAGGGTTCGGATGCAGCCAGTGATCCCGAGCGATCTGAATCCAACGGCGGCGACGAGTTGCCCGGCGGCGAGCCCGGCACGCCCGACCCTGTGCCAGTGCCGGTCGAGCCCCCAGACACCGCCGGAGACCTTCCGGATTACTACATCTCCGTCGCCCGCGCGTACGAGTTATGGGAAGAGGGCATGCCCTTCGTCGACGCCCGCACCGACGCCGAGCGCGAGGTGGGCACCATCGAGGGGGCCTTCCATCTCGAGACCCGCCACTTCATCAGCGGCATGAGCGCGCAGGTGCTCAACCAACTCGAGCCCGCCTTCCCGGTCATCGTGTTCTGTGGGGGCGGCGAGTGCGATGCTTCCGAGAACGTCGCCCAGCGCCTCATCGGCCGGGGCTACGCCGAGGTCTACATCATGCACGACGGCTTCGGGGCGTGGGAGGCCGCGGGCCACCCGACCGAACCCGTAGGGGGTGGCTAA
- a CDS encoding DoxX family membrane protein, whose protein sequence is MTTGQRIDLIVTLFVRLFIAGVFGFAAFMKLQSNDATQAFAESIRAFEMLSVIDHEHLVVLASFAVPWAEAICAVLILFGLWTRSASFILLSAVGVFIWAIASVIIQDLNVKCGCFGDFNFPCGDVVGTCHLWRNGVLGAGCLYLLIRGGGRLSFDRLLASSKGEIDAAREPASTAPARPASDQTPIAVDPVRPTPLSSPPTGQPAADEPPKPRWD, encoded by the coding sequence GTGACCACCGGGCAGCGCATCGACCTGATCGTCACCCTGTTCGTCCGCCTGTTCATCGCGGGCGTGTTCGGCTTTGCCGCGTTCATGAAGCTCCAGAGCAACGACGCGACGCAAGCATTCGCCGAGTCGATCCGCGCGTTCGAGATGCTCAGCGTGATCGACCACGAGCACCTGGTCGTCCTGGCCAGCTTTGCCGTGCCGTGGGCCGAAGCGATCTGTGCGGTGCTCATCCTGTTCGGCCTGTGGACCCGATCGGCGTCGTTCATCCTGCTGAGCGCGGTGGGCGTGTTCATCTGGGCGATTGCGTCGGTCATCATTCAAGACCTCAACGTCAAGTGCGGCTGCTTCGGCGATTTCAACTTCCCCTGCGGCGACGTGGTGGGCACCTGCCACCTCTGGCGTAACGGCGTGCTGGGGGCGGGTTGCCTGTACCTGCTCATCCGCGGCGGCGGGCGGCTGTCCTTCGATCGCCTCTTGGCATCCTCCAAGGGCGAAATCGACGCGGCTCGCGAGCCCGCGTCGACCGCCCCGGCCCGACCGGCCTCGGACCAGACCCCCATCGCGGTGGACCCGGTGCGGCCAACCCCGCTATCATCCCCGCCCACGGGTCAGCCGGCGGCCGACGAGCCGCCCAAGCCCCGCTGGGATTAA
- the rpsR gene encoding 30S ribosomal protein S18 gives MSRFSRFGSGPNKKSVLRTSGTGVVYVDWKDADNLRRMMSPNGKIYGRKRLSTTAKEQAMIAQAIKRARFMGLLPYTSATL, from the coding sequence ATGAGCCGTTTTTCCCGCTTTGGCAGTGGACCCAACAAGAAGAGTGTCCTTCGCACCTCCGGCACCGGCGTCGTGTACGTCGACTGGAAGGACGCCGACAACCTGCGCCGCATGATGAGCCCCAACGGCAAGATCTACGGCCGCAAGCGTCTGAGCACCACCGCGAAGGAGCAGGCCATGATCGCCCAGGCGATCAAGCGGGCCCGCTTCATGGGCCTGCTGCCCTACACCTCGGCCACGCTCTGA
- a CDS encoding GAF domain-containing protein, producing the protein MTETQPRSRDYTGLLAACRSLTGDRATRMAGLVDCAWEALADEDVSWLGFYVPDPENAEQMLLGPRRDKPACSPIGMHGACGHSFVKHTTLVVRDVATLGEGYVACDPKDLAELVIPLFDSHGECWGVFDLDSFSRGAFTTRDADALHECLAAAGLTNDKPPAVKVY; encoded by the coding sequence ATGACCGAAACCCAGCCCCGCTCGCGGGACTACACAGGCCTGCTGGCCGCCTGCCGAAGCCTTACCGGCGATCGCGCGACGCGGATGGCGGGCCTTGTCGATTGCGCCTGGGAAGCGCTGGCGGACGAGGACGTCTCGTGGCTGGGCTTCTACGTGCCAGACCCCGAGAACGCCGAGCAGATGCTGCTGGGCCCCCGGCGAGACAAGCCCGCCTGCTCGCCCATCGGCATGCACGGCGCGTGCGGGCATTCGTTCGTCAAGCACACGACGCTCGTCGTGCGCGACGTCGCGACGCTGGGCGAGGGCTACGTCGCGTGCGATCCGAAGGATCTGGCCGAACTGGTCATCCCGCTGTTCGACTCGCACGGCGAGTGCTGGGGCGTGTTCGACCTGGACAGCTTCAGCCGCGGGGCGTTCACGACGCGAGACGCCGATGCGTTGCACGAGTGCCTGGCGGCGGCGGGATTGACCAATGACAAGCCGCCGGCGGTGAAAGTGTACTGA